A DNA window from Mucilaginibacter xinganensis contains the following coding sequences:
- a CDS encoding CTP synthase: protein MTKYIFVTGGVTSSLGKGIISASLAKLLQSRGYRVTIQKFDPYINIDPGTLNPYEHGECYVTEDGAETDLDLGHYERFLNTPTSKANNITTGRIYQNVINMEREGKFLGKTVQVVPHITDEIKRNFRILGESGDYDIVITELGGTVGDIESLPYIEAVRQFRWEVGSSNSLVIHLTLIPFLAAAGELKTKPTQHSVKMLLEYGIQPDILVCRTEHHLNTDIRKKIALFCNVNINAVIESIDAPSIYDVPLLMLKEQLDKTVLTKLKMPHKIEPELVNWKDFLGRLKNPTSEVRIGLVGKYVELPDAYKSIVESFIHAGAKNECKVKVEYIPSEQLTPENAIERLKGLHGVLVAPGFGERGFEGKIEAIRYVRENNIPFFGICLGMQCAVVEFARNVLGLNKASSTEMNAETPYPVISMMEEQKKVINKGGTMRLGAYACDLKKGSKAEKFYGKTRISERHRHRYEFNNDYLKDYENAGLLPTGFNPENNLVEIVELKNHPFFVGAQFHPELKSTVANPHPLFINFVAASMAYARKQ from the coding sequence ATGACTAAATATATCTTTGTTACGGGCGGCGTTACCTCATCGTTGGGTAAAGGAATTATCTCTGCTTCTTTAGCCAAACTTCTTCAATCGCGCGGTTACCGTGTCACTATTCAAAAATTCGATCCTTATATTAACATTGATCCCGGTACATTAAACCCTTATGAACATGGAGAATGCTACGTTACCGAAGACGGAGCAGAAACCGATCTTGACCTTGGCCATTACGAACGCTTTTTAAATACCCCAACCTCAAAAGCCAATAACATTACCACCGGACGTATTTATCAAAATGTGATAAATATGGAACGGGAAGGTAAATTTTTAGGTAAAACCGTACAGGTGGTACCACACATTACCGACGAAATAAAAAGAAACTTCAGGATATTGGGCGAAAGCGGAGATTATGATATTGTTATAACCGAGTTGGGCGGTACTGTGGGCGATATTGAATCGCTGCCATACATTGAGGCGGTAAGACAATTCAGGTGGGAAGTGGGTTCAAGCAATTCATTGGTTATCCACTTAACGCTTATCCCTTTTCTGGCTGCTGCCGGCGAACTAAAAACCAAACCTACACAACACTCTGTGAAAATGCTGTTGGAATATGGCATCCAACCAGATATACTGGTTTGCCGTACCGAACATCATTTAAATACCGATATCCGCAAAAAAATAGCTTTATTCTGTAACGTTAATATAAATGCCGTAATAGAATCAATTGATGCCCCATCTATTTATGATGTGCCATTATTGATGCTTAAAGAGCAACTGGACAAAACAGTGCTTACCAAATTAAAAATGCCGCATAAAATTGAGCCGGAACTGGTAAACTGGAAAGACTTTTTAGGCCGCTTAAAAAACCCGACCTCTGAAGTAAGGATAGGCCTGGTAGGAAAATATGTTGAACTGCCGGATGCTTATAAATCCATTGTTGAATCATTTATACACGCCGGTGCCAAAAATGAGTGCAAGGTAAAAGTTGAATACATCCCTTCGGAGCAATTGACACCTGAAAATGCTATAGAGCGTTTAAAAGGCTTGCATGGTGTATTGGTTGCACCTGGTTTTGGGGAGCGCGGCTTTGAAGGTAAAATTGAGGCCATCCGTTATGTACGTGAAAACAACATACCATTTTTCGGCATCTGTTTAGGCATGCAGTGTGCCGTTGTTGAGTTTGCCCGCAATGTATTGGGACTAAATAAGGCAAGCAGCACCGAAATGAACGCCGAAACCCCTTATCCTGTTATAAGCATGATGGAGGAGCAAAAGAAAGTAATTAATAAAGGTGGCACCATGCGCCTGGGCGCTTACGCCTGTGATTTGAAAAAAGGCAGCAAGGCCGAGAAATTCTATGGTAAAACACGCATTAGCGAGCGCCACAGGCATCGTTACGAATTTAACAACGATTATTTAAAAGACTATGAAAATGCAGGTTTATTGCCAACCGGTTTTAACCCTGAAAACAATCTGGTTGAGATAGTTGAGCTTAAAAACCACCCGTTTTTTGTGGGCGCGCAATTTCACCCGGAATTAAAATCAACAGTTGCAAATCCGCATCCACTTTTTATTAACTTTGTCGCCGCTTCAATGGCGTATGCCCGCAAGCAATAG
- the kdsB gene encoding 3-deoxy-manno-octulosonate cytidylyltransferase: MKILGIIPARFASTRFPGKPLVDIAGKSMIQRVYEQAKKCIHLTEVIVATDDTRIYDHVLNFGGASIMTSADHQSGTDRCAEVALQHPQYNVIINIQGDEPYIDPEQISKLAACFNNTDTQLATLVKKIQNEQELFNVNSPKVVINKLSEAVYFSRSPLPHIRGQEQQNWLSYFTYFKHIGIYGYRADVLQEVTKLPVSSLEKAESLEQLRWIENGYQIKVAETALETYAIDTPEDLANLKTS, from the coding sequence ATGAAAATCCTCGGCATCATTCCGGCCCGCTTCGCCTCTACCCGCTTTCCGGGTAAGCCATTGGTGGATATTGCCGGTAAAAGCATGATCCAAAGGGTCTATGAGCAGGCTAAAAAATGTATTCATTTAACGGAAGTAATTGTTGCCACAGATGATACGCGAATTTATGACCATGTGTTAAACTTTGGCGGTGCTTCCATCATGACCTCGGCCGATCATCAAAGCGGCACCGACCGCTGTGCCGAAGTAGCTTTGCAGCATCCGCAATACAACGTGATCATCAATATCCAGGGCGATGAACCTTACATCGACCCGGAACAAATCAGTAAGCTGGCAGCATGTTTTAACAACACCGATACACAGCTTGCTACACTGGTTAAAAAAATCCAAAATGAGCAGGAACTGTTTAATGTAAACTCGCCAAAGGTGGTTATCAATAAACTATCTGAAGCTGTTTATTTCTCCCGCTCACCCCTCCCGCATATCCGCGGGCAGGAGCAGCAAAACTGGCTGAGCTATTTTACTTATTTTAAACACATTGGTATTTATGGTTATCGGGCTGATGTTTTGCAGGAAGTTACCAAACTCCCTGTATCATCCCTTGAAAAAGCCGAAAGTCTGGAGCAATTGCGCTGGATTGAGAATGGCTATCAGATAAAAGTTGCAGAAACAGCGCTGGAAACTTATGCTATTGATACGCCTGAAGATTTGGCTAATTTGAAGACAAGTTGA
- a CDS encoding deoxynucleoside kinase: MHIAIVGNIGAGKTTLTELLAKNYGWDPLYEAVDNNPYLEDFYSDMKRWSFNLQIYFLNARYRQIIDIQKSGHNIIQDRTIYEDAYIFAENLHDMGLMTTRDYENYAAIFENITEFIKPPDLLIYLKASVPTLVNNIQRRGREYESGIRLDYLSKLNDKYDKWIKGYKLGKLLIIDKDNIDFANNTEDLGTIVQLVERELNGLF; this comes from the coding sequence ATGCACATTGCTATTGTAGGAAACATAGGCGCCGGTAAAACCACACTTACCGAATTACTGGCTAAAAATTACGGCTGGGACCCATTATATGAAGCTGTAGATAATAACCCTTACCTGGAAGACTTTTACAGCGATATGAAGCGCTGGAGCTTTAACCTGCAGATTTATTTCTTAAATGCCCGCTACAGGCAGATCATAGATATCCAGAAAAGCGGACATAACATTATCCAGGACCGTACCATATATGAGGACGCTTATATTTTTGCAGAGAACCTGCACGATATGGGACTGATGACCACCCGCGATTACGAAAACTACGCTGCTATTTTTGAAAACATTACCGAATTTATAAAACCACCCGATCTGCTGATCTATCTTAAAGCGTCAGTGCCTACCCTGGTAAATAACATCCAGCGCCGTGGCCGCGAATATGAGAGCGGCATCAGGCTTGACTACCTGTCAAAGCTGAATGATAAGTACGATAAATGGATAAAAGGTTATAAGCTGGGCAAGCTCCTGATTATTGATAAAGACAATATAGATTTCGCGAACAATACCGAAGACCTGGGAACTATTGTGCAATTGGTTGAGCGGGAATTGAATGGGTTGTTTTAG
- the trpS gene encoding tryptophan--tRNA ligase yields the protein METVVSGIRSTGNLHLGNYYGAIQNFVKMQHEYNCYFFIADLHSLTTHPTPADLHGNIKQVLVEYLAAGIDPDRATIYIQSDVPEISELYLYLNMNAYLGELERATSFKDKVRANPDNVNAGLLTYPVLMAADIIIHKATKVPVGKDQEQHLEMARTFGNRFNRLYNQDYFPEPFAFNFSDNLVKIPGLDGKGKMGKSEGEGNAVYLSDSPEVIRKKVMRAVTDAGPTADNQEKPVEIQNLFDIIKVVSSADTYEHFDNLYNTCQIRYGDLKKQLAEDIIIATAPIRERINDIANNAPYLRQVARHGAIKARESASKTIKEVREIIGFRSF from the coding sequence ATGGAAACTGTTGTTAGTGGTATTCGTTCAACCGGGAACTTACACTTAGGAAATTATTACGGGGCAATACAAAATTTTGTAAAAATGCAGCATGAGTACAACTGCTATTTTTTTATTGCCGATCTGCATTCGTTAACCACACACCCTACCCCTGCAGATCTGCATGGAAATATTAAGCAGGTGCTGGTAGAATACCTGGCAGCAGGTATTGACCCCGACAGAGCTACTATATATATCCAATCGGATGTACCGGAAATCTCCGAACTGTATCTTTATTTAAATATGAATGCCTATTTGGGCGAACTTGAACGGGCTACATCTTTTAAGGATAAAGTACGTGCAAACCCCGACAATGTTAACGCCGGATTACTAACCTACCCGGTTTTAATGGCTGCCGATATTATTATTCATAAAGCTACCAAAGTTCCTGTAGGCAAAGACCAGGAGCAGCACCTGGAAATGGCCCGTACTTTTGGCAATCGTTTTAACAGGCTATACAATCAGGATTACTTCCCAGAACCTTTTGCTTTCAATTTTAGCGATAACCTGGTAAAAATTCCCGGGCTCGACGGCAAAGGCAAAATGGGCAAATCCGAGGGGGAAGGTAATGCTGTTTACCTGTCTGATTCGCCTGAAGTAATCCGCAAAAAAGTAATGCGCGCTGTTACCGATGCCGGCCCTACAGCAGATAACCAGGAAAAACCGGTTGAGATCCAGAACCTTTTTGACATTATTAAAGTAGTTTCATCTGCCGATACCTATGAACACTTTGACAACCTATACAATACCTGCCAGATCCGCTACGGCGATTTAAAAAAACAGCTTGCCGAAGATATAATTATTGCCACCGCTCCTATTCGGGAAAGGATCAATGATATAGCTAATAACGCGCCGTACCTTCGCCAGGTTGCACGCCATGGTGCCATTAAGGCCCGCGAAAGCGCATCAAAAACAATAAAAGAAGTGAGAGAAATTATCGGATTCAGGAGTTTCTGA
- a CDS encoding lysophospholipid acyltransferase family protein has product MKLILKKVHIYLYVVSVALFYFLFWPFFYYFSRNPASYRNVNSFRRIWALISSAMVGFFYSFEFEEPIDWRKTYIVCPNHTSNLDIAAMCVLVNGNCSFMGKEELKDGLVTGLFFRSVDIPVNRESKMSSYRAFKKASEKLQQGITLIIFPEGKISDDYPPTLHEFKNGPFKLAIDHNIPILPVSSSNTWKMLWDDGTKYGTKPGICKFHIHKPIETAHLKDEDADRLKDEVYNIIYKSLKKV; this is encoded by the coding sequence ATGAAATTGATCTTAAAGAAAGTGCACATCTATCTGTACGTGGTGAGTGTTGCATTATTTTATTTTTTATTTTGGCCGTTCTTCTATTATTTTTCCCGCAACCCTGCCAGTTATCGCAATGTAAACAGCTTCAGGCGGATCTGGGCACTGATCAGTTCGGCAATGGTGGGTTTTTTTTACAGTTTTGAATTTGAAGAGCCCATTGACTGGCGTAAAACTTACATAGTGTGTCCAAATCACACCTCAAACCTCGACATTGCAGCTATGTGTGTGCTGGTAAATGGTAACTGCAGTTTTATGGGGAAAGAAGAATTAAAAGATGGTTTGGTTACCGGCTTGTTTTTTCGGTCGGTAGATATTCCTGTAAACCGGGAGAGCAAAATGTCATCATACAGGGCATTTAAAAAAGCGTCGGAGAAGCTGCAACAAGGCATCACACTTATTATTTTCCCGGAGGGGAAGATTAGTGATGACTATCCGCCTACATTACACGAGTTTAAAAATGGCCCGTTTAAACTTGCCATTGATCACAATATTCCCATTTTGCCGGTTTCGTCCTCCAATACCTGGAAAATGTTGTGGGACGACGGGACAAAATATGGAACAAAGCCCGGCATTTGTAAATTTCACATCCATAAGCCAATTGAAACGGCCCATTTAAAAGATGAGGATGCCGACAGATTAAAAGATGAAGTGTATAATATCATTTATAAAAGTTTAAAAAAGGTTTAA
- a CDS encoding lysophospholipid acyltransferase family protein yields MKLIVKRIHTYFYRYSVAFFFLLVWPVLYFLSRNRTRYRYINGLRRFIIFCSTAISGIFFNVDYEAPVDWKRTYIICGNHTSNLDVSAINLAVKNNHCFIGKEELLSNLVLGFFFRTIDITVNRESKISSFKAFKKAAERVKDGVSVVIFPEATIPEVYPPELYPFKSGAFRLAIELKVPVIPVTSINTWKVLWDTGSEYGSRPGICDIFVHKPIETAHLTIDDADGLRDEVHGIIKKKLERA; encoded by the coding sequence ATGAAACTCATTGTAAAAAGAATCCATACTTATTTTTACCGGTATAGCGTTGCTTTCTTTTTTCTGCTGGTTTGGCCGGTTTTATATTTCCTGTCGCGCAACCGAACACGATACAGGTACATTAACGGTTTAAGGCGGTTTATCATTTTTTGCAGTACGGCTATTTCGGGCATATTTTTCAATGTCGACTATGAGGCACCGGTAGATTGGAAACGCACTTATATTATTTGTGGTAACCATACTTCCAATCTCGATGTTTCTGCCATCAATCTCGCCGTAAAAAACAATCATTGCTTTATTGGTAAGGAGGAACTGTTAAGTAACCTGGTACTTGGTTTCTTTTTTAGGACTATTGATATTACGGTAAACAGGGAGAGTAAAATATCATCATTTAAGGCGTTTAAAAAAGCGGCAGAACGGGTGAAAGATGGGGTTAGTGTAGTTATTTTCCCGGAAGCCACAATTCCGGAAGTTTATCCACCCGAATTATATCCTTTTAAAAGCGGTGCTTTCAGGCTGGCAATTGAATTGAAAGTGCCCGTAATTCCCGTAACTTCAATTAATACCTGGAAAGTTTTATGGGATACGGGTAGCGAATATGGAAGCAGACCGGGCATTTGTGATATATTTGTACACAAACCTATCGAAACGGCTCATTTAACCATAGATGACGCCGACGGGTTAAGAGATGAGGTTCACGGGATTATTAAAAAGAAATTAGAAAGAGCATGA
- the gatC gene encoding Asp-tRNA(Asn)/Glu-tRNA(Gln) amidotransferase subunit GatC — MTIDQETVDKIAHLARLELNGDEKLEMIKDMSKILDFMAKLNEIDTSGIEPLVYMTNEVNVLREDVVKQEITHQEALQNAPSHDDDYFLVAKVIDLKSDGQ, encoded by the coding sequence ATGACCATAGACCAGGAAACAGTTGATAAAATAGCGCACCTTGCAAGGCTTGAGCTTAACGGTGATGAAAAGCTGGAAATGATAAAAGACATGAGCAAAATTCTGGATTTTATGGCTAAGCTTAATGAAATTGACACCTCAGGTATTGAGCCGCTGGTTTATATGACAAACGAAGTAAACGTTTTGCGGGAGGACGTGGTAAAACAAGAGATAACTCACCAGGAAGCCCTGCAAAATGCCCCCAGCCACGATGATGATTATTTCCTGGTTGCGAAGGTGATTGATTTAAAATCTGACGGGCAGTAA
- a CDS encoding ABC transporter ATP-binding protein has translation MEPLIILKDIGRKYVIGTEIIHALKSVSLTINKGEFVALMGPSGSGKSTLMNILGCLDTPSKGEYILNGINVSNMTDNELAEVRNKEIGFVFQTFNLLPRNTALDNVALPLVYAGVNKENRRARASKSLENVGLGNRMDHKPNELSGGQRQRVAVARALINNPSIILADEPTGNLDTKTSIEIMGLIEDIHAKGNTIILVTHEEDIALHAHRIVRMRDGLVENDFANPNIQKVDRTIAVIKEATDSIKEEAK, from the coding sequence ATGGAACCACTTATCATCCTTAAAGATATCGGACGTAAATATGTTATCGGTACTGAAATAATTCATGCCCTTAAATCTGTTTCGCTGACTATTAATAAAGGGGAATTTGTGGCGCTGATGGGGCCATCCGGCTCAGGTAAGTCAACTTTGATGAATATTCTTGGATGCCTTGATACCCCGTCTAAAGGCGAGTATATTTTAAATGGCATAAACGTAAGTAATATGACAGATAATGAACTTGCGGAAGTCAGAAATAAAGAAATAGGCTTCGTGTTCCAGACATTTAACCTGCTACCCCGTAATACAGCGTTGGATAATGTGGCGCTTCCACTGGTTTATGCCGGAGTGAACAAAGAAAACAGGCGGGCGCGGGCAAGCAAAAGCCTGGAGAATGTGGGGCTTGGCAACCGTATGGATCATAAACCCAATGAATTATCGGGCGGGCAGCGCCAGCGTGTAGCTGTGGCCCGGGCATTGATCAACAACCCTTCAATTATTTTAGCGGATGAGCCAACCGGTAACCTGGATACCAAAACGTCAATTGAAATAATGGGTCTGATAGAGGATATTCATGCTAAGGGAAATACCATTATCTTGGTAACGCACGAAGAAGACATCGCTTTACATGCCCATCGCATTGTGCGAATGCGGGATGGACTGGTTGAAAATGACTTTGCAAACCCTAATATACAAAAGGTTGACAGGACCATAGCTGTTATAAAGGAAGCAACAGATTCCATTAAAGAGGAAGCTAAATAG
- a CDS encoding bacteriocin-like protein, producing MKKLTREELKNVKGGLKTVPTGCYCYLGSVPPDPDCYFGVNPQLYCPAKYGLVCC from the coding sequence ATGAAAAAGTTAACCAGAGAAGAGTTGAAAAATGTGAAAGGCGGACTAAAAACCGTTCCTACAGGATGTTACTGCTATCTTGGAAGCGTACCTCCCGATCCCGACTGTTATTTTGGCGTAAATCCCCAATTATATTGCCCTGCTAAATATGGACTGGTATGTTGCTAA
- a CDS encoding M48 family metallopeptidase, which produces MIFQAAAQNVTYAYKNINSYSAFLQKTSEENALVLNKKIQKTYREFISEKNTELIKRLNEKGFLFDTIAYPYLNSIFNHILEKNSLDKNRFHFFIDRTSSVNAYSYEDGTVVCNLGLLGLMENESQLAMVFCHELGHVLLKHVNTGLVRQLEKYNSPEFLAQLKHIEKQRYNTKKQLENLLVNDVFDRRKHSRSQENAADSLGMVLFSNSSYGARTVSRIFNFLDSAENKTTSCSIHAFFEQEKISIDENWLKSEKKMSFGAAEKKEITDSLKTHPDCAKRKIAMESFFRKKPKPGIDFLVGNKQKLALVKKTALFDEAEYSKDIDNLGLYLYQLIQNNSVFPLNAYIKTATYNTMLSLGKHSKAHTLHEVVNSQYVSSYENDQYAVLLKLLDNISLENLNEITHTYYQNNKLLITNSKN; this is translated from the coding sequence TTGATTTTTCAAGCGGCCGCGCAAAATGTTACCTATGCCTATAAAAATATTAATAGTTACTCGGCTTTTTTACAGAAGACAAGCGAAGAGAACGCCCTTGTTTTAAATAAGAAAATACAAAAAACATATCGGGAATTCATCAGTGAAAAAAACACCGAATTAATAAAAAGGTTAAATGAAAAAGGTTTTTTGTTTGATACAATAGCCTATCCTTACTTGAATTCAATCTTCAACCATATTCTTGAGAAAAATTCGCTGGATAAAAACAGGTTCCATTTTTTTATAGATCGCACCTCAAGTGTAAATGCTTACAGTTATGAGGACGGTACCGTTGTATGCAACTTAGGGTTGCTGGGGCTTATGGAAAATGAGAGCCAATTGGCAATGGTATTCTGTCATGAACTGGGGCATGTTTTACTTAAGCATGTAAACACAGGATTGGTTAGGCAGTTAGAAAAATACAATTCGCCTGAATTTTTGGCGCAGCTTAAGCATATAGAAAAGCAGAGATATAACACAAAAAAGCAATTGGAAAATTTGCTGGTAAACGATGTTTTTGACCGCCGAAAGCATAGCCGGTCGCAGGAAAACGCGGCAGATTCCTTAGGTATGGTTTTGTTTAGTAATTCAAGTTATGGTGCTCGAACAGTTTCCAGGATTTTTAACTTTTTAGACTCGGCTGAAAATAAAACCACTAGCTGTAGTATCCACGCTTTTTTTGAACAGGAGAAAATAAGTATAGATGAAAACTGGCTAAAATCTGAAAAGAAAATGAGTTTCGGAGCGGCGGAGAAAAAAGAAATAACGGATTCGCTAAAAACGCATCCTGATTGTGCGAAAAGAAAAATTGCCATGGAATCCTTTTTCAGGAAGAAGCCAAAGCCGGGCATAGATTTTTTGGTGGGAAATAAGCAAAAATTAGCTCTGGTAAAAAAGACAGCACTTTTTGATGAAGCTGAGTATTCAAAAGATATAGATAACCTGGGCTTGTATTTATACCAGCTTATTCAAAATAACAGTGTTTTTCCATTAAATGCCTATATAAAAACCGCCACCTATAACACAATGCTATCTTTAGGCAAGCACTCCAAAGCGCATACCCTGCACGAAGTGGTTAATAGTCAGTATGTTTCAAGTTATGAAAATGATCAATATGCCGTACTACTTAAATTGCTTGATAATATAAGCCTGGAAAATTTGAATGAAATTACACACACCTATTATCAAAACAATAAGCTTTTAATTACAAATTCTAAAAACTAA
- a CDS encoding DUF6770 family protein, producing MKLKLLIIFFTLFSLKGFTQNVTKAFNEVKNVTVRNIGTITKNNVVKGYFSFYEFDKADKKNIIYRLNLLDENLNDLGTKEITGPKDWELVGSGYDGNNFCFKFYDDKNRTFELKVYNQEAKEVASNSLKINYKPNSNTKYQSYRQLVNPDINILDNNGFVDYTFNDPNDAFIISYADGNSQKTWQQTYEPEGKSKFMIPTFLNGNDQMILTAVARVEKGMYNAKTQHTILASNTKTGDQLFDVSTEFDDNHVVPVNAIFEDGKVIVIGLNYKTTKTFTTAPDGMAFLEFDKTGKLLKSNFKTFEESLGKYLPIEDHKLKDGYYLYVHDIVRTSKNSNLVIAEKFKKAVDAGGMALSLLGGRSGPIKLQLENMLVLEYDLNGNILQAKEIPKAKGNTPVFPSYVGFLSPYLLATIANGFGWMDYMYTTKSTDGNNITFSFVEYDRLDADAKKTQNFGQIKYNNGKLTVDKIPVKNEKATFSRLLRAKTNHVLQVNYFKKDKKLTMDMIKLNN from the coding sequence ATGAAATTAAAACTACTAATTATTTTTTTTACCCTTTTTAGTTTAAAAGGGTTTACGCAAAATGTTACCAAAGCCTTTAATGAGGTGAAAAATGTAACAGTCCGCAACATTGGAACCATCACCAAAAACAATGTTGTAAAAGGCTACTTTAGTTTTTATGAATTTGACAAAGCAGATAAAAAAAATATCATTTACAGGCTAAATTTATTGGATGAAAACTTAAATGACCTGGGGACAAAAGAAATTACGGGGCCCAAAGATTGGGAATTGGTAGGTAGTGGTTACGATGGAAATAACTTTTGCTTTAAATTCTACGACGATAAAAACCGGACATTTGAATTAAAGGTTTACAACCAGGAAGCTAAGGAAGTAGCATCAAACTCTTTGAAAATCAACTATAAACCCAATAGTAATACTAAATACCAAAGCTACCGGCAACTGGTTAACCCGGATATAAATATTTTGGATAACAATGGTTTTGTTGATTATACCTTTAATGACCCCAATGATGCTTTTATTATAAGCTATGCTGACGGAAATTCTCAAAAAACGTGGCAGCAAACTTACGAGCCTGAAGGTAAGTCGAAATTTATGATCCCAACATTTTTAAATGGAAATGATCAAATGATTTTAACAGCAGTTGCCCGTGTTGAAAAAGGAATGTACAATGCAAAAACACAGCATACTATTTTGGCAAGCAACACAAAAACCGGTGATCAGCTTTTTGATGTATCAACAGAGTTTGATGATAACCATGTAGTGCCTGTTAATGCTATTTTTGAAGATGGGAAAGTTATAGTTATAGGGTTAAACTACAAAACAACTAAAACATTTACTACAGCCCCGGATGGCATGGCCTTTTTAGAATTTGATAAAACAGGAAAACTCTTAAAAAGTAATTTTAAAACGTTTGAAGAATCACTGGGTAAGTACTTGCCGATTGAAGACCATAAGCTAAAAGATGGGTATTACCTGTATGTCCATGATATTGTACGAACCAGCAAAAACTCGAATCTGGTGATTGCCGAAAAATTTAAGAAGGCTGTTGATGCAGGGGGGATGGCGCTATCATTATTAGGTGGAAGAAGTGGTCCTATAAAACTTCAGTTAGAAAACATGCTGGTTTTAGAATATGATTTGAATGGAAATATATTACAAGCCAAAGAAATACCTAAAGCTAAGGGCAACACGCCTGTATTTCCCTCTTACGTAGGGTTTTTATCCCCATATCTTTTGGCTACAATTGCAAATGGATTTGGCTGGATGGATTATATGTATACCACAAAAAGTACGGATGGTAACAATATAACTTTTAGTTTTGTTGAGTATGACAGACTTGATGCCGATGCCAAAAAAACCCAAAATTTTGGACAAATAAAGTACAATAACGGTAAGTTAACGGTTGATAAGATCCCTGTAAAAAATGA